A window of Acidobacteriota bacterium contains these coding sequences:
- a CDS encoding DUF1624 domain-containing protein — protein MTRPSAPAPARPPAAALPVADPARTRVVFIDLARAIAVVMMVQGHTIDVLLEAPYRQGAFYDWWLFVRGLTSCMFLTLSGVAFSVTTCRNWAAHLRWSPRVFKRARRFLFFLALAYLVRFPMGKFSHLKWASEERWQSFFVVDILQLVALTLLGLQLLVVLARTPKRFALVSGGLAAAVVVLTPWTWHTDWSELPGWLTAYLNSQTGSLFPVFPWAGYILVGAFIGVVLQRRAIATDPERFIRVAFYLGTASAVAGLVFTGLSPRLYGDIDFWRTSPSAFLYRLGGVVVNLGVVAAIGRYLTRIPRAVQALAEESLTVYIVHVCILYGSLWNRSLLRYVSSQDPIGTLAWIVVLVAAMTALAWTWNACKRLTPRLALVVRLGTVSALVFPLI, from the coding sequence ATGACCCGTCCTTCGGCTCCCGCACCCGCCCGCCCGCCCGCCGCTGCTCTCCCCGTCGCCGACCCTGCCCGGACCCGGGTCGTGTTCATCGACCTCGCCAGGGCCATCGCCGTCGTCATGATGGTGCAGGGGCACACCATCGACGTGCTGCTCGAGGCCCCGTACCGGCAAGGCGCGTTCTACGACTGGTGGCTGTTCGTGCGCGGCCTCACCTCGTGCATGTTCCTGACGCTGTCGGGCGTGGCCTTCAGCGTGACGACCTGCCGGAACTGGGCGGCTCACCTGCGCTGGTCGCCACGCGTGTTCAAGCGGGCGAGGCGGTTCCTCTTCTTCCTGGCGCTCGCCTACCTCGTTCGCTTTCCAATGGGCAAGTTCTCGCACCTGAAGTGGGCGTCGGAGGAGCGCTGGCAGTCGTTCTTCGTGGTCGACATCCTCCAGCTCGTCGCCCTCACCCTGCTCGGCCTGCAGCTGCTCGTCGTCCTCGCGCGGACACCGAAACGGTTCGCGCTCGTGAGTGGCGGGCTCGCCGCCGCCGTGGTGGTCCTCACGCCGTGGACGTGGCACACCGACTGGAGCGAGCTGCCCGGCTGGCTGACCGCCTACCTGAACTCACAGACCGGTTCGCTCTTTCCCGTGTTTCCGTGGGCCGGCTACATCCTCGTCGGCGCCTTCATCGGCGTCGTCCTGCAGCGGCGCGCGATCGCCACCGACCCCGAGCGGTTCATCCGCGTGGCCTTCTACCTCGGCACGGCGAGCGCGGTCGCCGGACTCGTCTTCACCGGGCTGTCGCCCCGTCTCTACGGGGACATCGACTTCTGGCGCACGAGCCCGAGCGCGTTCCTCTATCGGCTGGGCGGGGTCGTCGTCAACCTGGGCGTCGTCGCGGCGATTGGCCGGTACCTCACCCGGATTCCGCGCGCGGTGCAGGCGCTCGCCGAGGAGTCGCTGACGGTTTACATCGTGCACGTCTGTATCCTGTACGGGTCGCTGTGGAACCGGAGCCTGCTGCGCTACGTGTCGTCGCAGGACCCGATCGGGACGCTGGCCTGGATCGTGGTGCTGGTCGCGGCGATGACGGCCCTCGCCTGGACGTGGAACGCCTGCAAGCGTCTCACGCCGCGGCTCGCCCTGGTGGTGCGCCTCGGCACGGTGTCGGCGCTCGTCTTCCCGCTGATCTAG
- a CDS encoding P1 family peptidase has product MPCRRASVAPGLALILSIAGQPALVAAQRPADDRPRARDLGLSPGVFSPGPLNAITDVAGVRVGHVTLIEGDATRTGVTAILPHGGNLFLDKVPGGVFIGNAFGKLAGSTQVRELGTIETPIVLTNTLGVGAAVEGVVAYTLARAGNEAVRSVNALVGETNDGTLNDIRALTVRPAHVIEAIERAGGGPVEEGAVGAGTGTVAFGWKGGIGTASRVLPSRHGGHVVGVLVQTNFGGVLTMDGVPVGRALGRHAFAPTERAADADGSCMIVVATDAPLDARSLERLAARALFGLGRTGASYSHGSGDYAVAFSTAAEVRVRHGADGPQTQAVVPGDRLSALFQAVLEATEEAVYNSLLRARTTTGNGRTVDALPIDEVRALIDRSGRRDWPATVPR; this is encoded by the coding sequence ATGCCCTGCCGTCGCGCGTCGGTGGCCCCTGGCCTCGCCCTGATCCTCTCGATTGCGGGCCAGCCCGCGCTGGTGGCCGCGCAGCGCCCTGCGGACGACCGTCCGCGGGCGCGCGACCTCGGGTTGTCGCCGGGCGTGTTCTCTCCCGGCCCGCTCAACGCCATCACCGACGTCGCCGGCGTGCGTGTCGGTCACGTCACCCTCATCGAGGGCGACGCAACCCGCACCGGAGTCACGGCCATCCTGCCCCACGGCGGCAACCTGTTCCTCGACAAGGTGCCGGGCGGCGTGTTCATAGGCAATGCCTTCGGCAAGCTCGCCGGATCGACGCAGGTGCGCGAGCTCGGCACCATCGAAACGCCCATCGTCCTCACGAACACGCTGGGGGTGGGCGCCGCAGTCGAGGGCGTCGTCGCCTACACGCTGGCCCGAGCGGGCAACGAGGCGGTGCGATCGGTCAACGCCCTGGTTGGGGAAACCAACGACGGGACCCTGAACGACATCCGGGCCTTGACGGTCCGGCCGGCACACGTCATCGAAGCCATTGAGCGGGCCGGCGGCGGCCCGGTCGAAGAGGGGGCGGTGGGTGCCGGCACGGGAACGGTAGCGTTCGGCTGGAAGGGCGGCATCGGCACGGCCTCGCGGGTGCTGCCCTCGCGACATGGTGGCCACGTCGTCGGGGTTCTCGTGCAGACGAACTTCGGTGGCGTCCTCACGATGGACGGCGTCCCCGTCGGTCGTGCGCTCGGCCGCCATGCCTTCGCGCCGACGGAGCGGGCCGCGGATGCGGACGGGTCGTGCATGATCGTCGTGGCCACCGACGCGCCGCTCGATGCCCGGTCGCTCGAACGGCTGGCCGCACGGGCGCTGTTCGGCCTCGGACGCACCGGCGCGTCGTACAGCCATGGCAGCGGCGATTACGCCGTCGCGTTCTCGACAGCAGCGGAGGTGCGCGTCCGCCACGGCGCGGACGGCCCGCAGACACAGGCCGTCGTGCCGGGCGACCGCCTGTCGGCGCTCTTCCAGGCCGTGCTCGAAGCCACCGAGGAGGCGGTGTACAACTCGCTGCTGCGGGCGCGCACCACAACCGGCAACGGTCGCACGGTCGACGCCCTCCCCATCGACGAGGTCCGTGCGCTGATCGATCGCAGCGGCCGCCGCGACTGGCCGGCAACGGTGCCCAGGTGA
- the ilvA gene encoding threonine ammonia-lyase, biosynthetic, translating to MERIFRETLVSRVYEVARETPLDPAPRLSRRLGCDVSLKREDLQPVFSFKIRGAYNRISRLDPVARARGVIAASAGNHAQGVALSARHLGLRAVIVMPRTTPEIKVEAVRALGAEVVLHGDTYSDAERHCHGLASETALTFVHPFDDPLVIAGQGTVADEIVRQRPGDLAAVFVPVGGGGLLAGMAAYFKTLMPAVAVFGVEPVEADAMARSLEAGRRIRLDEVGIFADGVAVREVGRFTFPIAQAAVAGVIRVTNDQICAAIKDVFDETRTIMEPAGALSVAGLKAWVEAQPRPAGRHVAVLSGANMNFDRLRFVAERAELGEAREALLAVTIPERPGAFRQFCAAIGARVITEFNYRLSGRDAAHIFVGLATGSRDDASSVVQRLRDAGYETLDLTDNELAKLHLRHMVGGRAPDATSERLCRFEFPERPGALLQFLDTLGGRWNISLFHYRNHGADFGRVLAGFEVPDADLRAFDQFLSALGYRFQVEPDNAAYRMFLAGRV from the coding sequence CTGGAACGCATCTTCCGCGAGACGCTCGTCAGCCGGGTCTACGAGGTGGCGCGCGAGACGCCACTCGACCCCGCGCCGCGGCTGTCGCGCCGGCTGGGGTGCGACGTCTCCCTCAAGCGGGAAGACCTCCAGCCGGTGTTCAGCTTCAAGATCCGCGGGGCGTACAACCGGATCTCGCGCCTAGACCCGGTCGCGCGCGCTCGCGGCGTCATCGCCGCCAGCGCCGGCAATCACGCGCAGGGCGTCGCGCTCTCGGCACGACACCTCGGTTTGCGCGCCGTCATCGTCATGCCGCGGACGACGCCGGAGATCAAGGTCGAGGCGGTACGCGCGCTCGGCGCCGAGGTCGTCCTGCACGGGGATACGTACTCGGACGCGGAACGGCACTGCCACGGGCTGGCCAGTGAGACGGCGCTCACCTTCGTCCACCCGTTCGACGATCCGCTGGTCATCGCCGGACAGGGCACCGTGGCCGACGAGATCGTGCGCCAACGTCCCGGCGATCTCGCCGCGGTGTTCGTGCCCGTGGGGGGCGGCGGCCTCCTCGCGGGGATGGCCGCGTACTTCAAGACGCTGATGCCGGCCGTCGCCGTGTTCGGCGTCGAGCCGGTCGAGGCCGACGCCATGGCCCGATCGCTCGAGGCCGGGCGGCGGATCCGCCTCGACGAGGTGGGCATCTTCGCCGACGGTGTGGCCGTGCGGGAGGTCGGTCGGTTCACGTTCCCCATCGCGCAGGCCGCGGTCGCTGGCGTCATCCGCGTGACCAACGACCAGATCTGCGCGGCCATCAAGGACGTCTTCGACGAGACGCGCACCATCATGGAGCCGGCCGGCGCCTTGTCGGTGGCCGGCCTCAAGGCGTGGGTCGAGGCGCAGCCCCGGCCCGCGGGCCGTCACGTCGCGGTGCTGAGCGGCGCGAACATGAACTTCGACCGCCTGCGCTTCGTCGCCGAGCGGGCCGAGCTCGGCGAGGCCCGGGAGGCGCTGCTCGCGGTGACGATCCCCGAACGCCCCGGGGCGTTCCGCCAGTTCTGCGCGGCGATCGGCGCGCGCGTCATCACCGAGTTCAACTACCGCCTGTCGGGACGCGACGCGGCGCATATCTTCGTCGGGCTCGCCACCGGGTCGCGCGACGACGCGTCGTCGGTCGTGCAGCGGCTACGGGACGCCGGCTACGAGACGCTCGACCTGACCGACAACGAGTTGGCCAAGCTTCACCTGCGCCACATGGTGGGGGGGCGTGCCCCGGACGCCACGAGCGAGCGTCTCTGCCGGTTCGAGTTCCCGGAACGTCCCGGTGCCCTGCTGCAGTTCCTCGACACGCTCGGGGGGCGCTGGAACATCAGTCTGTTCCACTACCGGAACCACGGCGCCGACTTCGGCCGCGTGCTGGCGGGGTTCGAGGTGCCCGACGCCGACCTGCGCGCGTTCGACCAGTTCCTGTCGGCGCTGGGCTACCGCTTCCAGGTCGAGCCCGACAACGCGGCGTACCGCATGTTCCTCGCTGGCCGCGTGTGA
- a CDS encoding alpha/beta fold hydrolase, whose translation MTRSATRRPWRRWFVLVLLLVALGAGAFGVAMWRAPFATTALVGRLSLRAAGFSPGTAAAPRGPVAYLAAGSGPLLAFLHGANDQGSTWARIAPAFVDRYRVVVADLAGHGQSAPANGPLALADLVAGVEAVVAAERSGAPSILVGNSLGGFLALIHALDHPGDLALVVSVNGGVVRGGDTEVAGLLLPRTRDEARRAVDALLSPRSARVPDFVLDDLVRRAPTSPLARLMTGPASAADAWGIDDRLVGLDTPVALIWGADDRLMPLAYAEQSRAALPDATLDVIPECGHVPQRECPARLLAPLEAALARVGR comes from the coding sequence ATGACTCGTTCCGCGACACGTCGCCCGTGGCGACGCTGGTTCGTCCTCGTCCTCCTCCTGGTCGCCCTCGGTGCGGGCGCCTTCGGCGTCGCGATGTGGCGGGCACCGTTTGCCACCACCGCGTTGGTCGGTCGCCTCTCACTGAGGGCCGCGGGCTTCAGCCCGGGAACGGCCGCGGCTCCAAGAGGGCCGGTGGCCTATCTCGCGGCCGGTTCGGGGCCGCTGCTGGCCTTCCTCCACGGGGCCAACGATCAGGGCTCGACCTGGGCCCGGATCGCGCCAGCGTTCGTCGACCGCTACCGGGTCGTGGTGGCCGATCTCGCCGGCCACGGCCAGAGCGCCCCCGCCAACGGCCCGCTGGCGCTCGCCGATCTCGTCGCGGGCGTGGAGGCTGTCGTCGCGGCCGAACGGTCGGGAGCACCGTCGATCCTCGTCGGCAACTCGCTTGGCGGCTTCCTCGCGCTGATCCACGCCCTCGACCACCCCGGCGATTTGGCCCTCGTCGTCTCGGTGAACGGCGGCGTCGTGCGGGGAGGCGACACGGAGGTGGCCGGGCTGTTGCTGCCGCGCACGCGCGACGAGGCCCGCCGGGCCGTGGACGCGCTGCTCAGCCCGCGCTCGGCGCGGGTACCCGACTTCGTGCTCGACGACCTGGTACGCCGGGCACCGACGAGCCCGCTGGCGCGCCTGATGACGGGGCCGGCGTCTGCCGCCGACGCCTGGGGCATCGACGATCGGCTCGTTGGGCTGGACACGCCCGTCGCGCTGATCTGGGGCGCCGACGATCGGCTGATGCCGCTCGCCTACGCGGAGCAGTCGCGAGCGGCCCTGCCCGACGCCACGCTCGACGTGATTCCCGAGTGTGGCCACGTGCCGCAGCGCGAGTGCCCCGCCAGGCTGCTCGCCCCGCTCGAGGCCGCCCTCGCCCGGGTCGGGCGGTGA
- the dut gene encoding dUTP diphosphatase — protein sequence MKVQIRRLADDVELPAYQSAGAAAFDLASNEAVVIGPREVRLVGTGLVVVVPDGHGLVIAARSSLAMKKGLMLANGIGLVDPDYSGPADEVRLALFNFGERPVEVTRGERLAQGLIVATPRVRWEEASIWPSVSRGGFGATGGYE from the coding sequence ATGAAGGTGCAGATCAGGCGGCTCGCCGACGACGTGGAGCTGCCCGCGTACCAGAGTGCCGGGGCGGCGGCGTTCGACCTGGCCTCGAACGAGGCGGTGGTCATCGGCCCGCGCGAGGTGCGTCTCGTCGGCACGGGGCTGGTGGTCGTGGTGCCGGATGGGCACGGACTGGTCATCGCCGCGCGCAGCAGCCTGGCGATGAAGAAGGGGCTGATGCTGGCCAATGGCATCGGCCTCGTCGACCCCGACTACTCCGGGCCAGCCGACGAGGTGAGGCTGGCCCTCTTCAACTTCGGTGAGCGGCCCGTCGAGGTGACCCGGGGGGAACGGCTGGCCCAGGGCCTGATCGTCGCGACGCCACGCGTGCGGTGGGAGGAAGCCTCGATCTGGCCCTCGGTGTCGCGCGGCGGGTTCGGCGCCACCGGGGGCTACGAGTGA
- a CDS encoding four helix bundle protein, which produces MRDYHQLDLWQRAMTYTVQIYEFTAQLPETERYNLTAQLRRAATSVPLNIAEGSGCSTDAEFARFVGHAYRSLKQVVTGLELCQRLYGSLPVPPMTALIDEGNQISRMAHSFMQRLGTSTGSSPS; this is translated from the coding sequence ATGCGGGACTATCACCAACTCGACCTCTGGCAGCGCGCGATGACGTACACCGTCCAGATCTACGAGTTCACGGCGCAATTGCCCGAGACTGAGCGCTACAACCTGACCGCACAACTGCGCCGGGCGGCGACCTCCGTTCCGCTGAACATCGCCGAGGGCTCGGGCTGTAGCACCGACGCCGAATTCGCGCGATTCGTTGGCCACGCGTACCGCTCGCTGAAGCAGGTCGTCACCGGCTTGGAGCTGTGCCAACGGCTCTACGGGTCGCTGCCGGTTCCCCCGATGACCGCCTTGATCGATGAGGGCAACCAGATCTCGCGGATGGCGCACAGCTTCATGCAGCGACTCGGCACCAGCACCGGGTCGTCGCCGTCGTGA
- a CDS encoding CBS domain-containing protein, which yields MTTTVRDMLVGKTAIHAVEPGVTVFDALRVMATHNIGAVLVSEGSRLVGIFSERDYARKVALLGKASRDLAVSEVMTSDVVTVAPWWTADQCMALMTERRVRHLPVFDGDRLVGLVSIGDVVRAVLAEQQRTIEELEHYITSGG from the coding sequence ATGACGACCACCGTTCGGGACATGCTGGTGGGGAAGACCGCCATCCACGCCGTGGAGCCGGGGGTCACGGTGTTCGACGCCCTCAGGGTCATGGCCACTCACAACATCGGGGCCGTGCTCGTGAGCGAGGGGTCCAGACTCGTCGGGATCTTCTCGGAGCGTGACTACGCCCGCAAGGTGGCGCTGCTTGGCAAGGCCTCGCGCGACCTGGCCGTGTCAGAGGTCATGACGAGCGACGTCGTCACGGTGGCGCCGTGGTGGACGGCCGACCAGTGCATGGCGCTCATGACCGAGCGGCGCGTCCGTCACCTGCCCGTCTTCGACGGCGATCGACTCGTCGGTCTCGTGTCGATTGGCGACGTGGTGCGGGCCGTGCTGGCCGAACAGCAGCGGACGATCGAGGAACTGGAGCACTACATCACCAGTGGCGGGTGA